In a genomic window of Staphylococcus taiwanensis:
- a CDS encoding gamma-glutamyltransferase, which produces MNIYSKVTLSVILVITILVSFVFYYFNKEDRPDKDTLFENKIAKHKASGSNKKYGVASNNAIATRVGNKIIEDGGNATDAAIGVSYALAVTEPHSSGLGGGGATLTYNGKDGEEPKMYEYKTLSSYNYKKGDKIGTPGFVQGMHDLHEREGKMDEKKILNYVIPLAEDGFEVDSELERSLKLYGSDIDRDSPFFKGNKTVREGDVVKQPALAKTIKGIRDKGTSFFYKDMAKSVSKQIDNELTEKDLSSFKTEEKKPVSTKYLNNTVYSASNPLGGSLMLQGLKIDESEDASNQRADFINGIVKSRDVMYRNRDIVNGQEASSDTHLSQDYLLDNLNNVNSGGNNGDNSSNFDASMETTSTTHFVVIDKEGKLASTTNTLSSFFGSGKFVKEGFYMNNSLTNFSNDPNSPNYGAKHKAPRSYTAPSIVVGPDFYMGIGTPGGNKIPTILNEVLIDYLRNDGTLQESIDKPRFYNDGGTIYYENAMSDEDINTFKSMGYGVKEKRNDANFGSVQGAIYNKNDKTVEIGHDVGNR; this is translated from the coding sequence ATGAATATTTATAGTAAAGTGACGCTATCAGTCATTTTAGTCATAACAATTCTAGTATCATTTGTTTTCTATTATTTTAATAAAGAGGATCGACCTGATAAAGATACGCTATTTGAAAATAAAATCGCCAAACATAAAGCATCAGGAAGTAATAAAAAATACGGCGTTGCTTCTAACAATGCGATTGCTACGCGAGTAGGTAATAAAATTATTGAAGATGGTGGTAATGCCACTGACGCAGCCATCGGTGTGTCGTATGCACTAGCGGTTACCGAACCACATTCATCAGGACTTGGTGGCGGTGGTGCTACGCTTACATATAATGGTAAAGATGGCGAAGAACCAAAAATGTATGAGTATAAAACATTGTCTTCATATAACTATAAAAAAGGCGATAAAATCGGTACACCTGGTTTCGTGCAAGGTATGCATGACTTACACGAACGTGAGGGTAAAATGGACGAAAAGAAAATCTTAAACTATGTAATTCCGTTAGCTGAAGATGGCTTCGAAGTGGATTCAGAGTTGGAACGTAGTTTGAAATTATATGGTTCAGATATTGATCGAGATTCACCATTCTTCAAAGGTAATAAAACTGTACGTGAAGGCGATGTCGTTAAACAACCTGCCTTAGCTAAAACAATAAAAGGTATTAGAGATAAAGGTACATCATTTTTCTATAAAGACATGGCTAAAAGCGTATCAAAACAAATTGATAATGAATTGACTGAAAAAGACTTGTCATCTTTTAAAACAGAAGAGAAGAAGCCGGTATCTACTAAGTATTTAAATAACACAGTGTATTCAGCTTCAAATCCACTTGGTGGTTCACTGATGTTACAAGGTTTGAAAATTGACGAAAGTGAAGATGCAAGTAATCAACGCGCTGATTTCATTAATGGTATTGTTAAATCTCGTGACGTCATGTATCGCAACCGTGATATAGTTAATGGTCAAGAGGCAAGTAGTGATACGCATCTGTCTCAAGATTATTTATTAGATAATTTAAATAACGTTAATAGTGGCGGGAATAACGGCGACAATAGTAGTAACTTTGATGCATCAATGGAGACGACAAGTACAACGCACTTTGTTGTCATTGATAAAGAGGGGAAACTAGCAAGTACGACGAATACGTTATCTAGTTTCTTTGGTTCAGGAAAATTTGTCAAAGAAGGCTTCTACATGAATAACTCATTAACGAACTTCTCAAATGATCCTAACAGTCCAAACTACGGTGCGAAACATAAAGCACCACGTTCTTATACTGCACCATCAATTGTAGTAGGACCCGACTTCTATATGGGTATCGGTACACCGGGCGGAAATAAAATTCCAACGATACTAAATGAAGTCTTGATTGATTACTTAAGAAATGATGGTACATTACAAGAATCGATAGATAAACCTCGTTTCTACAATGATGGAGGTACAATCTATTATGAAAATGCCATGAGTGATGAGGATATTAATACATTCAAAAGTATGGGCTATGGTGTGAAAGAGAAACGTAATGATGCGAACTTTGGTAGTGTTCAAGGCGCAATATATAATAAAAATGATAAAACAGTAGAAATCGGACACGATGTTGGTAATAGATAA
- the pgsB gene encoding poly-gamma-glutamate synthase PgsB — translation MILIIICIALILWLGVKEKKRHTNRLNKIPLRININGIRGKSTITRMIYSVLREDHYHVIGKTTGTDARMLYWFTDKEYPVVRKPQGANIGEQRDIVRKVVKQKADSLVNECMAVNPDYQITFQNDLVRANIGVIVNVMEDHMDVLGPTLQDIAQAFTATIPYKGKLVVMKDDFTQFFAKEAKKRKTELIVVDKDEVPESYLRKFPYLVFPDNVAIALGVAEAVGVDKDTALRGMLNAPPDPGAVEIKYFNANNTRNVFVNAFAANEPQSTKAILNKVESYNYPYTKKVVILNCRSDRVDRTRQFVDNFIDEVDFDTLICTGKSTQMVTDLMQHLPEKKYLNFENREFPEIEKAIIRESQNALIFCVGNIHGPGGRIAEFIEGIE, via the coding sequence GTGATTCTCATAATAATTTGTATCGCATTGATTTTATGGTTAGGGGTCAAAGAGAAAAAACGCCATACAAATCGACTTAATAAAATTCCTTTAAGAATCAATATTAATGGTATTAGAGGAAAATCGACGATAACAAGAATGATATACAGTGTGTTAAGAGAAGATCATTATCATGTTATTGGTAAGACGACAGGAACAGATGCACGTATGTTGTATTGGTTTACTGATAAAGAGTATCCCGTTGTACGTAAACCACAAGGTGCCAATATTGGAGAACAACGTGACATCGTAAGAAAAGTCGTCAAACAAAAAGCGGATTCCTTAGTTAATGAATGTATGGCGGTTAACCCTGATTACCAAATTACATTCCAAAATGATTTAGTAAGAGCGAATATCGGCGTTATTGTCAATGTGATGGAAGACCATATGGATGTGCTCGGCCCCACACTACAAGATATTGCGCAAGCTTTCACAGCAACTATTCCTTATAAAGGAAAGTTAGTCGTTATGAAAGATGACTTCACACAATTCTTCGCGAAAGAAGCAAAAAAACGTAAAACAGAATTAATTGTTGTAGATAAAGATGAAGTTCCTGAATCGTATTTACGAAAGTTTCCTTACCTCGTCTTCCCAGATAATGTAGCGATTGCCTTGGGGGTTGCTGAAGCAGTTGGCGTAGATAAAGATACTGCGTTACGAGGTATGTTGAATGCACCGCCAGACCCTGGTGCAGTTGAAATTAAGTACTTCAATGCAAATAACACGCGAAATGTATTTGTTAATGCTTTTGCAGCCAATGAACCACAATCGACAAAAGCAATCTTAAATAAAGTTGAATCATATAATTATCCATACACTAAAAAGGTGGTCATTCTAAATTGTCGTTCAGACAGAGTGGATAGAACACGCCAATTCGTCGATAACTTTATCGATGAAGTAGATTTCGATACTTTAATTTGTACTGGAAAAAGTACGCAAATGGTCACTGATTTAATGCAACATTTGCCTGAGAAAAAGTATCTAAATTTTGAAAACCGTGAATTCCCAGAAATAGAAAAAGCCATTATTAGAGAATCACAAAATGCGCTTATTTTCTGTGTAGGTAACATTCATGGTCCAGGTGGTAGAATCGCAGAATTCATAGAAGGGATAGAATAA
- the pgsC gene encoding poly-gamma-glutamate biosynthesis protein PgsC — translation MIGSELYFSLFVGIVLSLIFAEKFGINPAGLVVPGYLALIFDQPIMLLSVLVISCLTFFIVTYGVSRWVILYGRRKFAAMILTGMVLKFIFDLIYPLTPFEMVEVSGIGVVIPGIIANTIQKQGVVITLSTTMLLTCITYVILFLYSFIN, via the coding sequence ATGATAGGTTCAGAATTATACTTCTCCCTATTTGTCGGCATTGTATTAAGTTTAATCTTTGCAGAGAAATTTGGGATTAATCCAGCAGGACTCGTTGTACCGGGTTATTTAGCACTTATTTTCGATCAACCCATTATGTTGTTATCAGTATTAGTTATTAGTTGTTTAACATTTTTCATTGTTACATATGGTGTAAGTAGATGGGTTATTTTATACGGTAGACGAAAATTTGCGGCGATGATATTAACAGGTATGGTACTTAAATTTATCTTCGACTTAATATATCCTCTAACTCCTTTTGAAATGGTAGAAGTATCCGGAATCGGGGTTGTTATTCCTGGTATCATCGCAAATACAATTCAAAAACAAGGTGTCGTGATTACGTTATCAACAACAATGTTATTAACTTGTATTACATATGTCATCTTATTCTTATATAGCTTTATTAATTAA
- the sdaAA gene encoding L-serine ammonia-lyase, iron-sulfur-dependent, subunit alpha, with the protein MFDSIRETIDYAVENKMSFADIMIQEEMDLSGQSREEVRDTMKQNLDVMRDAVIKGTTGDGVESVTGYTGHDAAKIRDYNENNHALSGHEMMEAVKGAVATNEVNAAMGIICATPTAGSSGTIPGVLFKLEKTHGLTEDQMVDFLFVSSLFGRVVANNASVAGATGGCQAEVGSASAMAAAAAVAISGGSPEASGHAMALAISNLLGLVCDPVAGLVEIPCVMRNAIGSGNALISADLALAGVESRIPVDEVIEAMDKVGRGLPAELRETGLGGLAGTPTGEAIKKKIFEASENPVKS; encoded by the coding sequence ATGTTTGATTCAATTAGAGAAACGATAGACTACGCAGTTGAAAACAAAATGTCTTTTGCAGATATTATGATTCAAGAAGAGATGGACCTTTCAGGTCAATCTCGCGAAGAAGTTAGAGATACAATGAAACAAAACCTAGACGTTATGCGTGATGCTGTAATTAAAGGAACTACGGGCGACGGTGTTGAAAGTGTAACAGGTTATACTGGTCATGATGCGGCAAAAATTCGTGACTACAATGAAAACAATCATGCACTATCTGGTCATGAAATGATGGAAGCAGTCAAAGGCGCTGTAGCTACTAATGAAGTTAACGCAGCAATGGGTATCATTTGTGCGACTCCAACAGCAGGGTCCTCCGGTACCATTCCGGGCGTATTATTCAAATTAGAAAAAACACATGGCTTAACTGAAGATCAAATGGTTGATTTCTTATTCGTATCATCATTATTTGGTCGTGTCGTAGCAAACAACGCAAGTGTTGCAGGTGCTACTGGTGGTTGCCAAGCAGAAGTTGGTTCAGCTTCAGCAATGGCAGCAGCGGCAGCAGTAGCAATTTCTGGTGGATCACCAGAAGCATCAGGACATGCAATGGCTTTAGCTATTAGTAACTTATTAGGTTTAGTATGTGACCCAGTTGCTGGTTTAGTTGAAATCCCATGTGTGATGCGTAACGCGATTGGTTCAGGTAATGCTTTAATCTCTGCTGACCTAGCCTTAGCAGGCGTTGAAAGCAGAATTCCAGTAGATGAAGTTATCGAAGCTATGGATAAAGTAGGCCGTGGCTTACCAGCAGAACTAAGAGAAACAGGTCTTGGTGGTTTAGCTGGAACACCTACTGGAGAAGCTATCAAGAAAAAAATCTTCGAAGCATCTGAAAATCCAGTTAAGAGCTAA
- a CDS encoding CapA family protein, with protein MKKKKRLTASEWLLKQSKRHKRRNFIYTLIVLIVALVLLVFAIRAVKVEPVAAMPSSGNDNIRSTYLGNVTLNKHIRQMDLNDVFASLKEPLQHSDFSTASLLVSHFSKNPKDNIKKNIENIMFLKKQNIKSVNLINNTIDNVQAQDLSKQVEAQTDYNFMTGNGSNPINSKTVQQEVKGKKIANVSFTDVGSNYEDPLKNTTSISLDPNIFVPLIKNLKKNNDLVVVNVDWGIPNERNVTDRQREYAHALVNSGADVIIGHNSVVQKVEKYKNASIFYSLGNLTSDSFLSKNQKGMVVQHDWNGKHNQFSITPVRSADGKITKDNMSKMEAQRYYNNIKDKSIHLKKENGGYHFEY; from the coding sequence ATGAAAAAGAAAAAACGGTTAACAGCGAGCGAATGGTTACTCAAGCAATCTAAGCGACATAAACGTCGAAATTTTATTTATACATTAATCGTACTCATTGTTGCACTTGTACTTCTAGTATTTGCCATACGTGCTGTAAAGGTTGAACCAGTAGCGGCAATGCCAAGTTCTGGTAACGATAATATCCGTAGTACATATTTAGGTAATGTCACACTCAATAAACATATACGTCAAATGGACTTAAATGATGTGTTTGCGAGTTTAAAAGAACCACTTCAACATAGCGATTTTTCAACAGCATCGCTATTGGTAAGTCACTTTTCAAAAAATCCAAAAGATAATATCAAAAAGAATATTGAGAATATCATGTTCTTAAAGAAACAAAATATCAAGAGTGTGAATTTAATTAATAACACGATTGATAATGTACAAGCTCAAGATTTGAGTAAACAAGTTGAGGCGCAAACGGATTACAACTTTATGACTGGTAACGGCTCTAACCCGATTAACAGTAAGACTGTTCAACAAGAAGTGAAGGGTAAAAAGATTGCCAATGTATCATTTACAGATGTTGGCTCAAATTATGAAGATCCGTTGAAGAATACGACGTCAATTAGTTTGGATCCTAATATCTTTGTTCCGCTAATTAAGAACTTGAAAAAGAATAATGATTTAGTCGTGGTTAATGTTGACTGGGGTATACCTAATGAACGAAATGTAACAGATCGTCAACGTGAATATGCACATGCTTTAGTTAATTCTGGTGCAGATGTCATCATAGGTCATAACTCAGTTGTTCAAAAAGTTGAAAAATATAAAAACGCAAGCATCTTTTATAGTTTAGGTAATCTAACATCAGATTCCTTCTTATCTAAAAACCAAAAAGGAATGGTAGTGCAACACGATTGGAATGGTAAACACAATCAATTCAGCATTACACCCGTACGTTCTGCTGATGGAAAAATTACGAAAGACAACATGAGCAAGATGGAAGCACAGCGCTATTACAATAATATTAAAGATAAATCAATTCACCTGAAAAAGGAGAATGGAGGGTATCACTTTGAATATTAA
- a CDS encoding PTS sugar transporter subunit IIC: MNIILGVGTLVLVLIVMTLFLNFAPYGKQGLQALSGAACATFLPQAFLSYAIGGVFHIHFFQTIGDLVGSLAGVAVGILTCLNLGVSPVFAVIVGLVLHDFKLLPAFIAAYLVAFGIKFIEKKVPEGLDLIVVILLAPAIAFGLATVISPGVMAVLHQIGGAITSVGDSHPYALAIILGLVIPVTGMTPLSSMVLTSLLGLTGIPMAIGALTCTGSSFVNAVLFSRLNIGGSKSKAFAVFIEPLTQIDLIAKYPLQLYGTNAIVGMVNACIVTFSGLVIGVKGMATPIAGAIVLFGFNNPTKSVITIIAVAITSIILAFIFSTLIKKFNLMDMSFKMPGKQKQPKESV, translated from the coding sequence ATGAACATTATCTTAGGAGTGGGTACACTCGTATTAGTGCTTATCGTTATGACGTTATTCTTAAACTTTGCGCCATACGGTAAACAAGGACTACAAGCATTATCAGGGGCTGCTTGTGCAACATTCTTGCCACAAGCTTTCCTAAGTTACGCTATTGGTGGCGTATTCCATATTCACTTTTTTCAAACAATTGGTGATTTAGTTGGAAGTTTGGCAGGGGTTGCAGTTGGTATATTAACATGTTTAAATCTTGGCGTTTCACCTGTCTTTGCTGTTATTGTTGGTTTAGTATTACATGATTTTAAATTACTACCAGCTTTCATTGCAGCTTATTTAGTTGCTTTCGGAATCAAATTTATTGAGAAAAAAGTTCCAGAAGGTTTAGACTTAATTGTTGTTATCTTATTAGCACCAGCTATTGCATTTGGTTTAGCAACGGTTATTAGCCCAGGAGTTATGGCCGTATTACATCAAATTGGTGGTGCGATTACTTCTGTAGGAGATAGTCATCCATATGCGTTAGCAATCATCTTAGGATTAGTTATTCCAGTAACGGGTATGACACCATTAAGTTCAATGGTATTAACAAGCTTACTTGGATTAACAGGAATTCCAATGGCTATCGGTGCTTTAACATGTACAGGTTCTTCATTTGTTAACGCTGTATTATTCAGCCGATTAAATATTGGCGGAAGTAAATCTAAAGCATTCGCAGTATTTATTGAACCATTAACTCAAATTGATTTAATCGCAAAATATCCATTACAACTTTATGGTACGAATGCAATTGTTGGAATGGTAAATGCATGTATTGTAACATTTAGTGGATTAGTCATTGGCGTTAAAGGTATGGCTACACCAATCGCTGGTGCTATCGTATTATTCGGATTCAATAATCCAACTAAATCTGTCATCACTATTATTGCAGTTGCAATCACAAGCATTATATTAGCATTTATCTTCAGCACATTAATTAAAAAATTCAACTTAATGGATATGAGTTTTAAAATGCCTGGTAAACAGAAACAACCTAAGGAGAGTGTTTAA
- the xylB gene encoding xylulokinase, which translates to MEAVVLGIDLGTSAVKIIAVNRQGDVIASTSEPLTLVQPRAGYSEQNPKEWFEAVKTGIKRINQSSEMSDYVVKGISFSGQMHGLVALDHHNEPVRHAILWNDTRNFEQCQQIKAIYGERLNGNPILEGFTLPKMLWVQQHEPELWKRVRVFVLPKDYVRYCLTGKIHMEYSDAASTLLLSPKTHDWTRDVGERLGIGDVYPPLVRSTAYVGDVMKDLAVELGFTEDVKVFAGGGDNACGAIGAGVINGDDTLCSIGTSGVVLTVENEGNTEYTNNIHFFDHSVPQTFYAMGVTLAAGYSLNWLKQTFFENESFDDIVKHASTSTIGANHLLFAPYLAGERTPHGDAFIRGSFIGISGSHRSADFARAVLEGITFSLYDSIQLMREAGKQITHITSIGGGAKSDFWLQMQADIFNAKIRKLKHEEGPSMGAAMIAAYGLEWFDSFDDCVASFIDIACTYEPDSKKHETYEAYYNIYRQIYQQTHQLTEDLLKIEE; encoded by the coding sequence ATGGAAGCAGTTGTATTGGGAATAGATTTAGGTACTAGCGCAGTGAAAATAATTGCTGTAAATCGTCAAGGAGATGTTATTGCATCTACAAGTGAACCACTAACATTAGTGCAACCACGTGCAGGATATAGCGAACAAAATCCGAAAGAATGGTTTGAAGCGGTTAAAACAGGTATTAAACGGATTAATCAATCATCGGAAATGTCTGATTATGTTGTAAAGGGCATATCGTTCTCAGGGCAAATGCATGGTTTAGTTGCATTAGATCATCATAATGAACCCGTACGTCATGCCATATTATGGAATGATACACGTAACTTTGAGCAGTGTCAGCAAATTAAAGCTATCTATGGTGAACGCCTCAATGGTAATCCTATTCTTGAAGGATTTACATTACCTAAAATGTTATGGGTCCAGCAACATGAACCAGAGCTATGGAAGCGTGTGCGTGTATTTGTCTTGCCAAAAGACTATGTGCGTTATTGTTTAACTGGAAAGATTCACATGGAATATTCTGACGCAGCAAGTACGTTATTGTTGAGTCCTAAGACGCATGATTGGACACGTGATGTAGGTGAACGTTTAGGTATTGGTGACGTTTATCCCCCTTTAGTACGTTCAACTGCCTATGTTGGCGATGTGATGAAGGACTTAGCCGTAGAGCTAGGATTTACAGAAGATGTTAAAGTTTTTGCAGGTGGCGGAGATAATGCATGTGGTGCCATTGGTGCTGGTGTCATTAATGGCGATGATACATTATGTAGTATCGGCACGTCAGGTGTCGTATTAACTGTTGAAAATGAAGGCAATACCGAATATACCAATAACATTCATTTCTTTGATCACAGTGTGCCACAAACATTTTATGCGATGGGCGTAACACTTGCAGCAGGTTATAGTCTCAACTGGTTAAAACAAACCTTCTTTGAAAATGAAAGCTTTGACGACATTGTGAAACACGCAAGTACCTCAACCATCGGTGCGAATCATCTCTTGTTTGCTCCGTATTTAGCTGGTGAACGAACACCACATGGTGATGCATTTATTCGAGGAAGTTTTATTGGTATTAGTGGTAGTCATCGAAGCGCTGATTTTGCTAGAGCAGTGCTTGAAGGCATTACATTCTCACTCTATGACTCTATTCAGCTTATGAGAGAAGCTGGAAAGCAAATCACCCACATTACTTCAATTGGCGGGGGCGCTAAAAGTGATTTTTGGCTACAAATGCAAGCAGATATCTTTAATGCCAAGATTCGTAAATTAAAACACGAAGAAGGACCAAGTATGGGCGCAGCGATGATTGCAGCATATGGACTTGAATGGTTTGATTCGTTTGATGACTGTGTGGCATCGTTTATAGATATCGCATGTACGTATGAACCCGATTCCAAAAAACATGAAACGTACGAAGCTTATTACAATATTTATCGACAAATTTATCAACAGACACATCAACTTACAGAAGATTTATTAAAAATTGAAGAATAA
- a CDS encoding N-acetyltransferase family protein encodes MIRNAERKDLPEILEIYNDAILNTTAVYTYDEQNLNERESWFEAKVLANEPIFVYELNGKTVGFATYGQFRNWPAYLYSIEHSIYVDKHYRGQGIASKLLSHLITDAKKRNYRTIVAGIDASNDSSIRLHEKFGFTHAGTVKNVGYKFERWLDLAFYQYDLHAK; translated from the coding sequence TTGATTAGAAATGCAGAACGCAAAGATTTGCCAGAGATACTAGAAATTTACAATGATGCAATTCTTAATACCACAGCAGTCTACACATACGACGAACAAAATCTTAATGAACGTGAAAGTTGGTTTGAAGCGAAAGTCCTTGCGAATGAACCAATATTTGTTTACGAATTAAATGGAAAAACAGTTGGCTTTGCTACTTACGGTCAATTTAGAAATTGGCCTGCTTATTTATATTCCATTGAACATTCTATTTATGTTGATAAGCATTATAGAGGCCAAGGTATTGCTTCTAAATTGTTAAGTCATTTAATCACAGACGCTAAAAAACGTAATTATCGTACCATTGTAGCTGGTATCGATGCTTCCAATGACAGTAGTATTCGATTACATGAGAAATTTGGCTTCACACATGCTGGTACTGTTAAAAATGTTGGTTACAAATTTGAACGTTGGTTAGATTTAGCATTCTATCAATATGATTTACATGCTAAATAA
- the srtA gene encoding class A sortase SrtA, translated as MKNWTNRLMTIIGVVLILVAVYLFAKPHIDNYLHQKDNDNKIEQYDKKDESQQSSNNKTPTIPKDKTKMAGYISVPDAEIKEPVYPGPATPDQLNRGVSFAEKDESLSDQNISIAGHTFTDRPHYQFTNLKAAKKGSMVYFKVGKETRKYKMTSIRDVNPDDVKVLDEHKGEKNQLTLITCDNYNEKTGVWEKRKIFVAKQVN; from the coding sequence ATGAAAAATTGGACAAATCGATTGATGACCATCATTGGCGTGGTTCTTATCTTAGTAGCAGTGTATTTATTTGCTAAACCACATATCGATAATTATCTACATCAAAAGGATAACGATAATAAAATAGAACAATATGATAAAAAAGATGAAAGTCAGCAATCAAGTAATAATAAAACACCAACTATCCCGAAAGACAAAACTAAAATGGCAGGGTATATCAGTGTACCTGATGCAGAAATTAAAGAACCAGTATACCCAGGACCCGCGACACCAGACCAATTAAATCGTGGCGTCAGTTTCGCAGAAAAAGATGAATCATTAAGTGATCAAAATATTTCCATCGCAGGACATACTTTTACAGATAGACCACACTATCAATTCACAAACTTAAAAGCTGCCAAAAAAGGAAGTATGGTCTACTTCAAAGTAGGTAAAGAAACGCGTAAATATAAAATGACGAGTATTCGTGATGTTAACCCAGATGACGTTAAAGTCCTTGATGAACATAAAGGTGAAAAAAATCAATTAACCCTCATCACTTGTGACAATTATAATGAGAAAACAGGCGTTTGGGAAAAACGTAAAATCTTCGTAGCTAAACAAGTTAATTAA
- a CDS encoding serine dehydratase has translation MATKKSYDYQSAFDIIGPVMMGPSSSHTAGAVKIGNAAYTVLGGMQPEKLTIHYYESFAKTHQGHGTDLAIIGGSMGYSTFDSRIKESTSIAKEQNIDVDIIEEDGPSIGEHPNCAYLVAEAQGRHIEVIGNSIGGGTIKLRRINVEGLEVNFNHGLPLLEMDGKISKSEVNHFLNDVTELGAKFDEEMIDTGNDHSLVVIPLSKALPEATLNQIKEKYSHLNISYIK, from the coding sequence ATGGCTACTAAAAAAAGCTACGATTATCAAAGTGCATTTGATATCATCGGCCCTGTAATGATGGGACCTTCAAGTTCTCATACAGCGGGTGCTGTTAAAATAGGAAATGCTGCTTATACAGTATTAGGCGGCATGCAACCTGAAAAATTAACGATTCATTATTACGAATCCTTTGCAAAAACACACCAAGGTCATGGCACAGACTTAGCAATTATTGGTGGTTCAATGGGTTATAGTACATTTGACAGCCGTATTAAAGAATCAACATCAATTGCTAAAGAACAAAATATTGACGTAGATATTATTGAAGAAGACGGACCAAGTATTGGCGAACATCCTAACTGTGCATACTTAGTAGCTGAAGCGCAAGGTCGTCACATTGAAGTCATCGGTAACTCTATCGGTGGCGGAACAATTAAATTACGTAGAATTAATGTTGAAGGACTAGAAGTCAACTTTAATCATGGTTTACCACTTTTAGAAATGGACGGTAAAATTAGCAAATCAGAAGTAAACCATTTCTTAAATGATGTTACTGAACTTGGAGCAAAATTTGACGAAGAAATGATTGATACGGGCAATGATCATAGCTTAGTTGTCATTCCACTATCAAAAGCATTGCCAGAAGCAACATTAAATCAAATTAAAGAAAAATATAGTCATTTAAATATATCCTATATTAAATAG